GTGCAGAAGTACCAGAGGCAGTAGGCGTATGCCGCAGCCCGCCCTGATCGGACTGATCGGCGACCCGGTCGGCCACTCGATCTCGCCCGTCTTCCAGCAGGCCGCGCTCGACGCGCTCGGCATCGCCGCCCGCTACGAGCGCTGGCAGACACCGGCGGCGGACCTGCCGGCCCGCATCGCTCTGCTGCGCCACGAGCCCTACCTCGGCGCCAACGTGACCGTGCCGCACAAGGAGGCCGTGCTCGCGCTGCTGGACGAGGTCGATCACCTTGCCCGCCGCGCCGGCGCCGTGAACACGATCCGGCGCGAGGGCGATCGGCTGCTCGGTTTCAACACCGACGTGGCCGGCTTCCGCCGCGCCCTGCGCGAGGCCGGCGGCTTCGACGCGGGCGGCAAGCGCGTGATCGTGCTCGGTGCGGGCGGCGCGGCGCGGGCTCTGATCCTGGCGCTGGCGCAGGAGGGCGCGGCCACCGTCGCCGTGGCCAACCGACATGCCGAACGCGCCGAGCGGCTGGTGCGCGAGCTGCGCTCCGACGCGGCGCC
This portion of the Dehalococcoidia bacterium genome encodes:
- the aroE gene encoding shikimate dehydrogenase; amino-acid sequence: MPQPALIGLIGDPVGHSISPVFQQAALDALGIAARYERWQTPAADLPARIALLRHEPYLGANVTVPHKEAVLALLDEVDHLARRAGAVNTIRREGDRLLGFNTDVAGFRRALREAGGFDAGGKRVIVLGAGGAARALILALAQEGAATVAVANRHAERAERLVRELRSDAAPDLVTLPWAEATNAAALRGANLLLHCTTLGMAGSDGADVSPVAAEALHARLFVCDIVANPLETPLLAAARAKGARTLGGLPMLVYQGAAAFTLWTGTAAPADVMLAAAERAMAGPAAKSGIA